In a single window of the Alphaproteobacteria bacterium LSUCC0684 genome:
- a CDS encoding LrgB family protein has protein sequence MSDASRLYDVWVYLQAEPLFWLTLTVGCYLVADFIYRAANLFPLLNPVAVSVGLVSTCLIVFDVDYERYFNGAKFIHFLLGPATVALAVPIYLNWKIVMAERLAILATVVLGAFFAIAITFGLSLLLGLEMSTIRSLLPRNVTAPIAMGISEMIGGVPSLTAIITIVTGIVGAALGTFVLDLARIRDMSARGFAFGLSSHGIGTARAMSRNNTAGVFAAVAMGLSGIVTAFMLPLLFRLLGDIL, from the coding sequence ATGAGTGATGCAAGCCGCCTTTATGACGTCTGGGTCTATCTGCAGGCCGAACCGCTCTTCTGGCTGACGCTGACGGTGGGATGCTATCTGGTGGCGGATTTCATCTACCGGGCAGCAAACCTGTTTCCGCTGCTCAATCCGGTTGCTGTCAGCGTTGGTCTTGTCAGCACCTGCCTCATCGTCTTTGACGTTGATTATGAACGGTATTTCAACGGTGCGAAATTCATCCATTTTCTGCTTGGTCCCGCCACCGTGGCGCTGGCGGTACCGATCTATCTCAACTGGAAGATTGTCATGGCGGAACGGCTGGCCATCCTTGCAACGGTTGTCCTTGGGGCGTTTTTTGCCATTGCCATCACCTTCGGGCTTTCCCTTCTGCTCGGGCTTGAGATGTCCACCATCCGGTCCTTGCTGCCGCGGAATGTGACGGCGCCTATCGCGATGGGAATCTCGGAGATGATTGGCGGCGTGCCCTCGCTGACGGCGATCATTACAATCGTGACCGGGATTGTTGGCGCCGCGCTGGGGACATTTGTTCTTGATCTGGCCCGGATCAGGGATATGTCGGCGCGGGGATTTGCCTTTGGACTTTCCAGCCACGGGATCGGCACCGCCCGGGCCATGAGCCGGAACAACACCGCCGGCGTTTTTGCTGCCGTTGCCATGGGGCTCAGCGGAATTGTCACCGCGTTCATGCTGCCGCTGCTGTTTCGCCTGCTGGGCGATATCCTCTAG
- a CDS encoding CidA/LrgA family protein — translation MLHAIFLILLLQLAGEAIQKYFELAVPGPVIGLVMLLGLLLFQRKASGPIAVFRQDLITTSGTLLGHLSLLFVPIGVGVVMHLQLLESQLVRVLGVIVLGTLATLVFTAFLFQALTRRDADE, via the coding sequence ATGCTCCACGCCATTTTCCTGATCCTTTTGCTGCAGCTGGCAGGTGAGGCCATCCAGAAATACTTTGAGCTTGCCGTGCCCGGGCCGGTGATCGGGTTGGTCATGCTTCTGGGGCTTCTCTTGTTCCAGCGCAAGGCTTCCGGCCCGATTGCGGTATTTCGCCAGGACCTCATCACCACATCCGGGACATTGCTCGGCCATCTTTCCCTTTTGTTCGTGCCCATAGGGGTCGGGGTGGTCATGCATTTGCAGCTGCTGGAAAGCCAGCTTGTGCGGGTGCTCGGGGTGATCGTTCTTGGCACCTTGGCAACGCTTGTCTTCACGGCATTTTTGTTCCAGGCATTGACCAGACGAGACGCAGATGAGTGA
- a CDS encoding NYN domain-containing protein gives MTDFIYVDNSNLFIEGKRVAAVRNGLARDILQAMNQDIQDNSYSIDFGKLYQFLTGTDCPTIGRCYLLGSRPPPNDTLWDIAERAGFEVKVVDRNIRNKEKKIDTGIATEMVADALEYANKKLDTITLVAGDSDYVPPIERLINAGFKNVEVAFWNQCAIELKQICTKFTILDSHFDHLAYHRR, from the coding sequence GTGACTGACTTCATTTACGTCGATAATTCTAACCTCTTCATTGAGGGGAAGCGTGTAGCTGCTGTTCGAAATGGTTTAGCTAGAGATATTCTTCAGGCTATGAACCAAGATATTCAAGACAATAGTTATTCAATTGACTTTGGAAAGTTGTACCAGTTTCTGACTGGAACAGATTGTCCGACTATCGGTCGGTGTTATCTACTAGGAAGTAGACCGCCGCCTAACGACACGCTTTGGGATATTGCAGAACGAGCGGGCTTTGAAGTGAAAGTGGTTGACCGCAACATCAGGAATAAAGAGAAGAAGATTGATACTGGTATAGCAACTGAAATGGTTGCAGATGCTCTTGAATATGCGAATAAAAAATTAGACACGATTACTCTTGTCGCTGGAGATAGCGATTACGTTCCGCCCATCGAAAGGCTTATCAATGCTGGTTTTAAAAATGTTGAAGTAGCTTTTTGGAATCAATGTGCAATTGAGTTGAAACAAATTTGTACGAAGTTCACAATCTTAGACAGTCATTTTGACCATCTTGCGTATCACAGACGATAG
- a CDS encoding DUF2188 domain-containing protein yields the protein MPNKDNYWVTREGIAWKVKREGAERASSLHPTQAEAWIEAKRLARLSKGEAILQGENGKIRGRNSYGNDPYPPKG from the coding sequence ATGCCAAACAAAGACAATTATTGGGTAACTAGAGAAGGAATTGCATGGAAGGTGAAGCGAGAAGGTGCGGAGAGAGCATCTTCTTTGCATCCAACTCAAGCTGAAGCTTGGATTGAGGCAAAACGACTTGCAAGACTGTCGAAGGGTGAAGCAATACTACAAGGTGAAAACGGGAAAATTCGTGGGCGAAACAGCTACGGAAACGACCCATACCCACCAAAAGGATGA
- a CDS encoding response regulator transcription factor, giving the protein MGDIAKSRKIILIEDHHNLRTVMKNLLEGEGFDVVALECAEDFDDDSTTSDADAFIVDLTLPGEDGLNFVARLKRSNPTSFVVVATARTRVDDRVLGYAAGANVYLQKPVEPSELISILRSQFKIDENKSSDGILDVKRQILKTKIAKISLSYTETLILSKLISAQGQFLESWQLIALFSDNDDAFSLPALQMRLSRLRQKLEDAGLGKRTIKSERGFGYRLITEITLD; this is encoded by the coding sequence ATGGGCGATATTGCTAAATCAAGAAAAATAATTCTCATAGAAGATCATCATAACTTAAGAACAGTGATGAAGAACCTTTTAGAAGGGGAGGGTTTTGATGTAGTCGCTTTGGAATGTGCTGAAGATTTTGATGATGACTCAACTACCAGCGACGCTGATGCTTTCATAGTAGACTTAACACTTCCTGGGGAAGATGGCCTTAATTTTGTAGCCAGGCTAAAAAGGTCAAACCCAACTAGTTTTGTGGTTGTAGCAACTGCTCGAACCAGAGTTGACGATAGGGTTTTAGGCTACGCAGCTGGAGCCAATGTTTATCTTCAAAAACCGGTGGAACCTTCTGAGCTAATCTCAATTCTAAGATCACAATTTAAAATTGATGAAAATAAGAGTTCAGATGGCATCTTGGATGTGAAACGTCAGATTCTCAAAACAAAAATAGCAAAGATTAGTCTTTCCTATACGGAGACGCTCATTCTATCAAAACTTATCTCTGCACAGGGTCAGTTTTTAGAAAGCTGGCAATTGATTGCTCTTTTTAGTGATAACGATGATGCGTTCAGTTTGCCTGCCCTTCAAATGCGTTTGAGCCGATTACGACAAAAACTAGAGGATGCTGGATTAGGCAAGAGAACCATAAAATCAGAAAGGGGCTTTGGTTATAGACTAATAACAGAAATAACTTTAGATTAA
- a CDS encoding sensor histidine kinase, whose translation MDFQTIVIIFSSVNILAGLMLAYLYFAFRDVPSTQEWAIGGLLIGAGCLLVGFRGAIPVFASIAVANAAIFFGYAFYYRGFALHVGKLKPSKAPFLVCLALTVIFIALTDPTYLSLRIIIFSIGLIVLHIFSIYVLLICSTKNAAHKLLLLALFVGGASHIYRLVVYVSQDIVEQNFVQTAQISNFVVFITGTFITIMLTTGCTLLISLSLQTRLKENLESLRKESEEKSKFLAMLSHEIKTPLSVLKSVISSKKITPKLVEIANQSVFEIDAIITSSQLADEIESNSIKAKLYTVNLKEAAVETAEKLNVTGSIKIDSQHSDLAETDPFLLKVILKNLVDNANKYRKPGSQIILNIYNDLELGHWSITISNEIVVGQKISKKNIVKKYYREPHSKNQSGSGLGLYLVKGFMPMLNGTMNVEIDDKIFVVKLNFFRISKN comes from the coding sequence ATGGATTTTCAGACAATAGTAATCATTTTCAGCTCAGTGAACATTTTAGCGGGTCTGATGCTGGCATATTTATATTTCGCTTTCAGGGATGTTCCATCCACTCAGGAGTGGGCAATCGGTGGTCTATTGATTGGAGCCGGTTGTCTATTAGTGGGTTTTAGAGGCGCAATTCCAGTTTTTGCATCTATAGCGGTTGCAAATGCTGCCATATTTTTTGGTTATGCATTTTATTATCGTGGTTTTGCTCTGCATGTTGGCAAATTGAAGCCATCAAAAGCACCTTTCTTGGTTTGCCTAGCTCTGACGGTAATTTTTATAGCACTTACAGACCCGACTTATCTTAGTTTGAGAATAATTATCTTCAGTATTGGGTTGATAGTTCTTCACATTTTTTCAATCTATGTGCTTTTGATTTGCTCTACAAAAAATGCAGCTCATAAGCTACTTCTCCTGGCTCTTTTTGTTGGTGGGGCAAGTCATATTTACCGTTTAGTAGTTTATGTATCTCAAGATATTGTCGAGCAAAACTTTGTTCAAACGGCTCAAATCTCAAATTTTGTTGTCTTTATAACTGGTACTTTTATTACGATTATGCTCACGACAGGCTGCACCCTTTTGATTTCTCTATCTTTGCAGACAAGACTCAAAGAAAATCTCGAAAGTCTTAGAAAGGAAAGCGAGGAGAAAAGTAAATTTTTAGCGATGCTTTCTCACGAAATAAAAACGCCGCTTTCTGTACTTAAGTCAGTAATCTCAAGTAAAAAAATAACCCCAAAGCTTGTTGAAATCGCAAACCAATCAGTGTTTGAGATTGATGCAATAATCACATCTAGCCAACTTGCTGATGAGATTGAGTCAAATTCAATCAAGGCTAAACTTTATACCGTTAACCTAAAAGAGGCTGCAGTTGAAACTGCTGAAAAGTTGAATGTTACGGGCTCAATAAAAATTGATTCACAACACTCTGATTTAGCTGAAACTGACCCTTTTTTGTTAAAAGTCATCTTGAAGAACTTGGTAGATAACGCCAATAAATATAGGAAGCCAGGAAGTCAGATAATTCTGAATATTTACAATGATTTAGAACTAGGTCATTGGTCTATAACCATTTCTAATGAGATTGTTGTTGGTCAAAAAATCAGTAAAAAAAATATAGTTAAGAAATATTATCGCGAACCACATTCTAAAAACCAGAGTGGCTCTGGGTTAGGTCTTTATTTGGTAAAGGGGTTTATGCCAATGCTGAATGGAACGATGAATGTAGAAATTGATGATAAAATCTTTGTCGTGAAGTTGAATTTTTTTCGGATTTCGAAAAACTAA